GGTGCGCCTGGTGATGAACGCCGAAAAAATGGCCATCAAGGAGTCCAAGCGGGCACTGACTTACCTTAATCTCTACGGACTGCTTTCCGATGGCATCGTGGTCAACCGGCTTTTGCCGGTCCACGAAAACAGTGGTTTTCTGGAAGGATGGAAGGACGTACAGCAGCGTTACCTGGCGGAGATCGAGGACTCATTTCAGCCGTTGCCAATTCTGCGGGCGCCGATGTACGGTTCGGAAGTCGTCGGTATGGACCGCCTGCGGGTGCTGGCGCACGATCTCTTTGGCGACAGCGACCCGGCCGCGCGGCTCTACGGCGAGCGTCCCTTTGAAATGTGTAAATCCGAGCATGACTGCCGTATCCGCATCCGGCTGCCGTTTCTGGAGCCAGACCGGCTCGAAACCTGGATTGCGGGCGATGAACTCGTCATCCAGATTGGCAACCAGCGGCGGATGGTCGGGCTGCCAACCTCGATGATTGGACTCGAACCCAGTCATGCCGAGTATCAGAACGAATGGTTGAGTATTTGCTTTGAAACCCCGGTCGGGGTTGGCTGAAGCCCGACCGGGGCGGCGTCGTCGCCCTGACGTACCCGACAGGCAGCGCGCCCCGCTGGTTGCCCCGCGTCATCATCCCGGCGCGGGAAATCAGGCGCCTGCCACCACGGCTACGGCGTGTCCGGTTTACGTCCCCAAAGTTCAGCTCACTTCCTTTCCATCCGAACTTCGGAGGACTTGTTGCTATGGGTCAGTTCAAAAAAGTCGTGGACTCCATCGTCGAAATCGGCGAGATCAACCTTGAAGGTCACATCAACCTCGTGGGCGACATTTACCGCGCCATTGCCTACAACTTCGACCGCATTCAGGGACGTATGTTCGACAACCTGTATGACGGCGGCGGGGCCCGGCGCAGTATGGGTGCGTCTCCGGCGGGCAAGACCACGGCTTCCCGCTTCACAGCCGAAGGATAAGTCAGGATGGGAAGTTCGGGTTGAGCGCCGGGAGCCACCCGGTGCGCTGTCTGAACTTCCCTTTCGTTCACCAAGCTCATTGACGCCCCATCGAGGCGGTTTGAGGAGAAACGACGATGGCCAACGTCGCGCTGGAGCTGCCTGTCCCTTACATTGGCAAAAATGTCGAACGGAAACACATCGAGGAGTTTTTCCGCTATCACCGCGAACCGGATGAAGTGGTCATTGCCCTGTTTGACGGGATCATCTTCGATGGTGACGGCAAGCGGGTTGGCGGGCTGACCCTGCACGACTACGTCATTCTGACCGACCGGCACTTCGTTCTCTGGGCGCGTGGCTTGCAGTCGGATGTGCTCGACCGCCTAGATTACCGTGGCGTGAACCTGAACGCCAAACCGGCTGACACCCTGCATGGCGAGTTGGCGCTGGAGTTTACGCCGCCGGCCGTTCCCAAGCCACTGACGGCGCGGGTGGACCTGCTGCCCACCATGGACCTGCCGGCGCTGGGAGAACTGTTTCAACTCACCAAAGCGGTAGTGACGCAGAGCGCCG
This window of the Chloracidobacterium sp. N genome carries:
- a CDS encoding bacteriochlorophyll c-binding family protein — protein: MGQFKKVVDSIVEIGEINLEGHINLVGDIYRAIAYNFDRIQGRMFDNLYDGGGARRSMGASPAGKTTASRFTAEG